One region of Candidatus Eisenbacteria bacterium genomic DNA includes:
- a CDS encoding histidine kinase: protein MKLRTSTLGTRPPTRHRGRALVRIVWQQPLWALPFAIFFGILFGNNGRSYLRSYQIALVFAYSIGLGLWALETWVMPHLSPARYQGGRTPLWIQAGLYGGTAVASALLAAVIVNASVLPGFLETPRDLLISLMYSLTFTTLFTGIIYARIFYAQAIARAEAVQRMRADLASAELRALRAQVHPHFLFNTLNTIAALVRSDPEAAEDTTTRLADLFRYTLRASEREASSLADELSFVRNYLEIERARFGERLRVVEQVDPALLETTLPSLLLQPLVENAVRHGVAQLADGGTVTITARLDGECMRITIADDGPGIRPGAAPLGEGFGLHSVRERMLTAGPPHAIEIESAPDRGTRIHLTLPIASAPAVHPQPKG from the coding sequence ATGAAACTCCGCACGTCGACTCTCGGAACCCGCCCGCCCACGCGCCACCGCGGCCGGGCGCTGGTGCGCATCGTGTGGCAACAACCACTCTGGGCCCTGCCGTTCGCGATATTCTTCGGGATCCTGTTCGGGAACAACGGACGGTCCTACCTCCGCTCGTATCAGATCGCCCTGGTGTTCGCGTACTCGATCGGCCTCGGGCTGTGGGCGCTCGAAACCTGGGTCATGCCGCACCTGAGCCCCGCGCGCTACCAGGGCGGACGCACGCCGCTGTGGATTCAAGCCGGTCTCTACGGGGGCACCGCCGTCGCATCCGCACTGCTGGCCGCCGTGATCGTCAACGCCAGCGTGCTGCCCGGCTTTCTGGAGACGCCGCGCGACCTGCTCATCAGTCTGATGTACTCGCTCACCTTCACCACGCTGTTCACGGGGATCATCTACGCACGCATCTTCTACGCACAGGCGATCGCGCGTGCCGAGGCGGTCCAGCGCATGCGCGCCGATCTCGCGTCGGCCGAGTTGCGCGCACTGCGGGCTCAGGTCCACCCGCACTTCCTGTTCAACACGCTCAATACCATTGCCGCGCTGGTTCGCAGCGATCCGGAGGCGGCCGAGGACACCACCACGCGGCTCGCCGACCTGTTTCGCTACACGCTGCGCGCCTCCGAGCGCGAGGCCTCGTCGCTCGCCGACGAGCTGTCGTTCGTGCGCAACTACCTCGAGATCGAACGCGCCCGCTTCGGCGAACGCCTGCGCGTCGTCGAGCAAGTGGATCCGGCGCTGCTCGAGACCACGCTGCCGTCACTGCTGTTACAGCCGCTGGTCGAGAACGCGGTCCGCCACGGCGTCGCCCAGCTCGCCGACGGCGGCACGGTGACGATCACCGCGCGACTTGACGGCGAATGCATGCGCATCACCATCGCCGACGACGGCCCCGGCATACGCCCGGGAGCGGCCCCGCTCGGCGAAGGCTTCGGGCTCCACTCGGTGCGCGAACGCATGCTGACCGCGGGGCCGCCGCACGCGATCGAAATCGAATCCGCACCCGATCGCGGCACGCGCATCCACCTGACGCTGCCGATCGCATCGGCACCTGCCGTTCACCCGCAACCGAAAGGCTGA
- a CDS encoding serine/threonine-protein phosphatase encodes MSPKSSGPEPLSSTLLRQLWLVPVSAIPFALFFGTVYGSSWSGYVRSYQASLVFSAVIAVAVMASERALVPQLQRRFGGARGLPLWAGIAVRLGTSIGAAMIGAMIVNSTVMPGLMGSMRGLLVIAMYSILFSVLVIGAVYAWVFYHQSLDKARSEQELEMARRIQRSFLISQFPDSPRFEIHAYNRSSREVSGDFYDVVPSGATGLLLAVADVAGKGVPAALLTSMLQASVRTQAAGAAPVSEILEIVNGVAHRSTSVHQFATFFLARLDEQKLTLEYCNAGHNPPLLWRSNGECRTLDCGGTVVGILPEVRYAQETLALGPGDRLLIYSDGLTEAEAPDGEQYGEERLTAFLGALPSALSARELLERVLKDLDRHLADREAGDDVTLLTLRVLDPDPRG; translated from the coding sequence ATGAGCCCTAAGTCGAGCGGCCCCGAGCCGCTTTCCAGCACACTTTTGCGCCAGCTGTGGCTGGTGCCGGTGTCCGCGATTCCATTCGCGCTGTTCTTCGGCACCGTCTACGGCAGCAGCTGGAGCGGCTACGTGCGCTCCTACCAGGCCTCGCTGGTGTTCTCGGCGGTGATCGCGGTCGCCGTGATGGCCTCCGAACGCGCGCTGGTTCCGCAGCTCCAGCGGCGTTTCGGCGGTGCCAGAGGACTTCCGCTGTGGGCCGGCATCGCCGTGCGGCTCGGCACCTCGATCGGGGCCGCGATGATCGGCGCCATGATCGTCAACTCGACGGTGATGCCGGGGCTGATGGGCAGCATGCGTGGCCTGCTGGTGATCGCGATGTACTCGATCCTGTTCAGCGTGCTGGTGATCGGCGCCGTCTATGCCTGGGTGTTCTATCACCAGTCACTCGACAAGGCGCGTTCCGAGCAGGAGCTCGAGATGGCGCGCCGGATTCAGCGCTCGTTCCTGATCAGCCAGTTCCCCGACAGCCCGCGCTTCGAGATTCACGCCTACAACCGCAGCTCGCGCGAGGTGAGCGGCGATTTCTACGACGTGGTGCCGTCGGGCGCGACGGGATTGCTGCTCGCGGTCGCCGATGTCGCGGGCAAGGGCGTACCCGCGGCACTTCTGACCTCCATGCTTCAGGCCTCGGTGCGCACCCAGGCGGCGGGTGCGGCGCCGGTGTCGGAGATCCTCGAGATCGTGAACGGCGTCGCGCATCGAAGCACCAGCGTGCATCAGTTCGCGACCTTCTTCCTCGCGCGCCTCGACGAGCAGAAACTCACGCTCGAGTACTGCAACGCCGGCCACAATCCGCCGCTGCTGTGGCGCTCGAACGGTGAGTGCCGAACGCTCGACTGCGGCGGCACCGTGGTCGGCATCCTCCCCGAGGTGCGTTACGCGCAGGAGACGCTCGCGCTGGGCCCCGGCGATCGGCTGCTCATCTACTCGGACGGCCTCACCGAGGCCGAGGCGCCGGACGGTGAACAGTATGGCGAGGAGCGGCTGACGGCCTTCCTGGGTGCGTTGCCGTCCGCGCTGAGTGCTCGCGAACTACTCGAGCGGGTGTTGAAGGACCTCGATCGCCACCTCGCCGACCGCGAAGCCGGCGATGACGTGACGCTGCTGACGCTGCGGGTGCTGGACCCCGATCCGCGCGGTTAG
- the pdxH gene encoding pyridoxamine 5'-phosphate oxidase has protein sequence MDPLPKAPPDAERHARARALDPATLPADPLAAFRSWFEDAGRVTPEDPNAMALATADASGRPSVRMVLMKAFDASGFQFFSNYESRKADELATNPCAALLFHWPPMHRQVRIEGAVERTDAATSRAYFLSRPVGSRLSAIASPQSRVIADRASLEQRLRELVADPAHPERECPAHWGGYRLVPDTFEFWQAGNHRLHDRVRYRREAGGWMRERLAP, from the coding sequence ATGGACCCGCTCCCCAAGGCGCCGCCTGACGCCGAACGCCATGCGCGCGCTCGCGCGCTCGATCCCGCGACTCTGCCCGCCGATCCGCTCGCTGCGTTTCGTTCGTGGTTCGAGGATGCAGGCCGCGTCACGCCCGAGGATCCGAATGCGATGGCGCTCGCGACCGCGGATGCGAGCGGTCGCCCCTCGGTCCGCATGGTGCTCATGAAGGCGTTCGATGCGAGCGGCTTTCAGTTCTTCAGCAACTACGAAAGCCGCAAGGCGGACGAGCTGGCGACCAATCCATGCGCGGCGCTGCTGTTTCACTGGCCACCCATGCATCGTCAGGTTCGGATCGAAGGTGCGGTCGAGCGCACCGATGCCGCGACCTCGCGTGCCTACTTCCTATCGCGGCCGGTCGGCAGCCGGTTGTCCGCGATCGCTTCGCCCCAGAGTCGCGTGATCGCCGATCGCGCCTCGCTCGAGCAGCGATTGCGCGAACTCGTGGCCGACCCGGCGCACCCCGAGCGCGAATGCCCGGCGCACTGGGGCGGCTATCGCCTGGTGCCCGACACATTCGAGTTCTGGCAGGCCGGGAACCATCGGCTGCACGACCGCGTGCGCTATCGGCGCGAAGCGGGCGGCTGGATGCGCGAGCGGCTGGCGCCGTGA
- a CDS encoding HAMP domain-containing protein — translation MKLRVRWKILLATTAPLVALAVGGLIVVDRNIARRVHESLRDDLRRAAAVFETLLSARSDRLAVTARVIVADPRFFSTLTLPGTAADPQLRATVSGVASEFGTITGPDLFEVFNAEGELLASVGPDFSSRSGRSEHVRSALEGRAVTGVLIDPQAHYQVAVTPVYVGGRVVGSLLLGDRIGRELAEELRSLTRSEVSFFSGSLSTGSTLENAEERQLVLSSLQAESVGGGAQSRSGTVTEVRAGRHVFLTLARELPDAVPGSGQLYVLQRALDTETTWLREMQTHLVELGLLAILLSLIAGYFIAERITAPLLRLVRGAEEMERGNYDFPLAGSDSDEVGYLTARFVEMRQRLRSYVRSLESVARLKTEFISVASHELRTPISVVNAYQELLATGQLGPVTSQQQTAVDAIGRAVKTLTRTAENATRMAQIESARLELEYADEDAIALLERAASEVRATAPDRRVSIEIQPLGDPGRIQVDGARFAHAISQLISNGVRFTPDGGSVTLTARREAEWLELEVRDTGNGMSEERIAQLADRSVVVHDASHHHSSGALEFNSAGLGLGLAIARGIVEHHRGTLTLASRLGHGTVVTLRIPVALMQLKEAA, via the coding sequence ATGAAGCTGCGCGTCCGCTGGAAGATCCTGCTCGCGACCACCGCGCCGCTGGTGGCGCTGGCGGTCGGCGGGCTGATCGTGGTGGATCGCAACATCGCCCGGCGAGTGCACGAGAGCCTGCGTGACGATCTGCGTCGCGCGGCAGCGGTGTTCGAGACCCTGCTCTCGGCGCGCAGCGACCGGCTCGCGGTCACGGCGCGCGTGATCGTCGCCGATCCGCGCTTCTTCTCGACGCTCACGCTGCCCGGCACGGCCGCGGACCCTCAGCTGCGCGCGACCGTCAGCGGCGTGGCGAGCGAGTTCGGAACCATCACCGGCCCCGACCTGTTCGAAGTCTTCAACGCCGAGGGCGAGCTGCTCGCTTCCGTCGGCCCCGACTTCTCGAGCCGCAGCGGACGCTCCGAACACGTTCGCAGCGCGCTTGAGGGGCGTGCGGTGACCGGAGTGCTGATCGATCCGCAGGCGCACTACCAGGTCGCCGTCACTCCGGTGTACGTCGGTGGTCGGGTCGTGGGGTCGCTGCTGCTCGGCGACCGTATCGGGCGCGAGCTGGCCGAGGAGTTGCGCTCGCTGACCCGCAGTGAGGTGAGCTTCTTCTCGGGCTCGCTGTCGACCGGGAGCACGCTCGAGAATGCCGAGGAACGCCAGCTCGTTCTGTCCTCGCTGCAGGCCGAGTCGGTCGGCGGAGGGGCCCAGTCGCGCAGCGGCACCGTGACCGAGGTACGCGCCGGCCGGCATGTGTTCCTGACCCTGGCGCGCGAACTGCCCGACGCGGTACCCGGCAGTGGCCAGCTCTACGTACTGCAACGTGCGCTCGATACCGAGACGACCTGGCTGCGCGAAATGCAGACGCACCTGGTCGAACTCGGACTGCTGGCGATCCTGCTGTCGCTGATCGCCGGCTACTTCATCGCGGAGCGCATCACGGCTCCACTGCTGCGGCTGGTGCGTGGCGCCGAGGAGATGGAGCGCGGTAACTACGACTTTCCGCTCGCGGGGAGCGACAGCGACGAGGTGGGCTACCTGACGGCGCGCTTCGTCGAGATGCGGCAGCGCCTGCGCAGCTACGTGCGCAGCCTCGAATCCGTGGCGCGACTCAAGACCGAGTTCATCAGCGTGGCCTCGCACGAGCTTCGCACCCCGATCAGCGTGGTCAACGCCTATCAGGAGCTGCTCGCCACCGGCCAGCTCGGCCCTGTCACCTCGCAACAGCAGACCGCCGTCGACGCGATCGGCCGCGCGGTCAAGACGCTCACCCGCACGGCCGAAAATGCGACTCGCATGGCGCAGATCGAGAGCGCGCGCCTGGAACTCGAATACGCCGACGAGGACGCGATCGCGCTGCTCGAGCGCGCCGCCTCCGAGGTGCGAGCGACGGCGCCGGACCGCCGCGTCAGCATCGAGATCCAACCGCTCGGCGATCCGGGACGCATCCAGGTCGATGGTGCGCGGTTCGCGCACGCGATCTCACAGTTGATTTCGAACGGCGTGCGCTTCACCCCCGATGGCGGCAGCGTGACGCTCACGGCGCGGCGCGAAGCCGAGTGGCTCGAGCTCGAGGTCCGCGACACCGGCAATGGCATGAGCGAGGAGCGCATCGCGCAGCTCGCCGACCGATCGGTGGTGGTCCACGACGCCTCGCACCATCACTCGTCGGGCGCGCTCGAGTTCAATTCCGCCGGACTCGGACTGGGCCTCGCGATCGCACGCGGCATCGTCGAACACCATCGCGGGACGCTGACGCTGGCGAGTCGACTCGGCCACGGAACCGTCGTGACGCTTCGCATCCCGGTCGCCCTGATGCAATTGAAGGAGGCGGCATGA
- a CDS encoding acyl-CoA dehydrogenase: MARFTGVDFYDIDSLLNDDERAIRNHVRDWVEDRYLPLVEDAYENAYFPAEVIPEVAEMGLLGASLPEKYGCAGVSATAYGLAMQELERGDSGLRSFASVQGSLAMYPIYAYGTEEQRMKWLPRMAKGEVIGCFGLTEPDFGSDPGGMITRAKKVDGGYVLNGAKMWITNGTVSQLAIVWAKLKNEASGKDVIRGFIVETNSKGFSAPEQKRKHSLRASVTSELILQDVFVPEEGLLPNVEGLKGPLGCLSQARFGIAFGVVGAAMACFHSAAEYSKVRVMFGKPIGGYQLVQSELADMVTEITKAQLLCIQLGRLKERGKAEPHQVSLAKRNNCEIALDIARRARDILGANGITAEYPVMRHMCNLESVKTYEGTHNIHTLVLGEAVTGLAAYR; the protein is encoded by the coding sequence ATGGCGCGCTTCACCGGCGTCGATTTCTACGACATCGATTCGCTGCTCAACGACGACGAGCGCGCGATTCGCAATCACGTTCGCGACTGGGTCGAGGACCGCTACCTGCCGCTGGTCGAGGACGCCTACGAGAACGCCTACTTTCCGGCCGAAGTCATTCCCGAAGTCGCCGAGATGGGACTGCTCGGGGCCTCGCTCCCCGAAAAGTACGGTTGCGCGGGAGTGTCCGCGACCGCCTACGGCCTCGCCATGCAGGAACTCGAGCGCGGTGATTCGGGCCTGCGCTCGTTCGCGTCGGTGCAAGGCTCGCTCGCGATGTATCCGATCTACGCCTACGGCACCGAGGAGCAGCGCATGAAGTGGCTGCCCAGGATGGCGAAGGGCGAGGTGATCGGCTGCTTCGGCCTGACCGAACCCGACTTCGGGTCCGACCCCGGCGGCATGATCACGCGCGCGAAGAAGGTCGACGGCGGCTACGTGCTCAACGGCGCCAAGATGTGGATCACGAACGGCACCGTCTCGCAGCTCGCGATTGTGTGGGCGAAGCTCAAGAACGAGGCGAGCGGCAAGGACGTGATTCGCGGTTTCATCGTCGAGACGAATTCGAAGGGCTTCTCCGCCCCTGAGCAGAAGCGCAAACACTCGCTGCGCGCCTCGGTGACGAGCGAGCTGATCCTTCAGGACGTGTTCGTCCCCGAGGAAGGACTGCTGCCGAATGTCGAGGGCCTGAAGGGCCCGCTCGGCTGCCTCTCGCAGGCGCGCTTCGGCATCGCGTTCGGAGTGGTGGGTGCCGCGATGGCGTGCTTCCATTCGGCGGCCGAGTATTCGAAGGTCCGTGTGATGTTCGGCAAGCCGATCGGTGGTTACCAGCTTGTGCAGTCGGAACTGGCCGACATGGTGACCGAGATCACCAAGGCGCAGTTGCTGTGTATCCAGCTCGGCCGGCTCAAGGAGCGCGGAAAGGCGGAACCGCATCAGGTTTCGCTCGCCAAGCGCAACAACTGCGAGATCGCGCTCGACATCGCGCGGCGCGCGCGCGACATCCTGGGTGCGAACGGCATCACGGCCGAGTACCCGGTGATGCGCCACATGTGCAACCTCGAGTCGGTCAAGACTTACGAGGGCACGCACAACATCCACACGCTGGTGCTCGGGGAAGCGGTCACGGGCCTCGCCGCGTATCGGTAG
- the ggt gene encoding gamma-glutamyltransferase, with protein sequence MLRSLAAFAFVVALAGLAMSVQDSSAARGQASRSMVWAPHGMVCAAQPLAAQAGLEVLKAGGSAVDAAIAVNACLGLMEPTANGMGGDLFAIVWDPRTRKLHGLNACGRSPFGLEAAQIPPEKDGTIPLYSPYAWSVPGCVDGWAELHAKFGKLPLARVLEPAIHYAESGFPLSPVIAGDWERSTRVFKDKPGFAEVFMPGGRAPREGETFRNPALAKTLRMIAQKGRDAYYRGPIAEALVRYSKANGGFFALEDFAKHRSEWIDPVSTNYHGVEVWELPPPGQGIAALQLLNLIENFDLKAMGRESADYWHVFTEAKKIAFADRARYYADPEFARVPVAELISKPYAKQRAAAIDMNRAATADVPGDPVALNRRETTYLCTADANGMMVSLIQSNYTGFGSGYVVPELGFGLQDRGNLFDLQPGKPNSYAPGKRPFHTIIPAFLTRDGAPLMAFGLMGGDMQPQGHAQIVVNLIDFEMNLQEAGDAIRFHHSGSSEPTGTTMKEGGVLHIEDGLPAAVLTELKRRGHRIEPESVGSYGGYQAIWRDPKTGAYGGATEKRKDGCAVGY encoded by the coding sequence ATGCTTCGATCGCTCGCCGCATTTGCATTCGTCGTCGCGCTGGCTGGTCTCGCGATGAGCGTACAGGACAGCTCGGCCGCGCGCGGACAGGCTTCGCGTTCCATGGTGTGGGCGCCTCACGGCATGGTGTGTGCGGCGCAGCCGCTGGCGGCGCAGGCGGGGCTCGAAGTGCTCAAGGCCGGCGGCAGCGCGGTCGACGCCGCGATCGCCGTGAATGCCTGCCTCGGCTTGATGGAGCCGACCGCGAACGGGATGGGTGGCGATCTGTTCGCGATCGTATGGGATCCCAGGACCCGCAAGCTCCACGGTCTCAATGCGTGCGGTCGCTCGCCGTTCGGACTCGAGGCGGCACAGATCCCGCCCGAAAAAGACGGGACGATTCCGCTCTACTCACCCTATGCGTGGAGCGTGCCCGGATGCGTCGACGGCTGGGCCGAGCTGCACGCGAAGTTCGGCAAGCTGCCGCTCGCGCGCGTGCTCGAGCCGGCGATTCACTATGCCGAGAGTGGCTTTCCGCTTTCGCCGGTGATCGCCGGTGACTGGGAACGCTCGACGCGTGTGTTCAAGGACAAACCAGGATTCGCCGAGGTCTTCATGCCGGGAGGGCGCGCACCGCGCGAAGGGGAGACCTTCCGCAATCCGGCGCTCGCGAAGACCCTGCGGATGATCGCGCAGAAGGGGCGTGACGCTTACTACCGCGGACCGATCGCCGAGGCGCTGGTGCGCTATTCCAAAGCGAACGGCGGCTTCTTCGCACTCGAGGACTTCGCGAAGCATCGCTCGGAGTGGATCGATCCGGTCTCGACGAACTATCACGGAGTCGAAGTCTGGGAGCTGCCGCCGCCGGGGCAGGGAATCGCGGCGCTGCAGTTGTTGAATCTGATCGAGAACTTCGATCTGAAGGCGATGGGACGCGAGTCGGCGGACTACTGGCACGTCTTCACCGAGGCCAAGAAGATCGCGTTCGCGGATCGTGCCCGCTACTACGCCGACCCCGAGTTCGCCAGGGTCCCGGTCGCCGAGCTGATCTCCAAGCCGTACGCAAAGCAGCGCGCGGCGGCGATCGATATGAACCGCGCCGCCACCGCCGACGTGCCCGGAGATCCGGTCGCGCTGAACCGGCGCGAGACCACCTATCTGTGCACCGCCGACGCGAACGGCATGATGGTGTCGCTGATCCAGAGCAACTACACCGGATTCGGCAGCGGCTACGTGGTTCCCGAGCTCGGCTTCGGACTGCAGGACCGCGGCAATCTGTTCGACCTGCAGCCCGGCAAGCCGAACTCGTATGCGCCCGGCAAGCGTCCGTTCCATACCATCATCCCCGCATTTCTCACTCGCGACGGTGCGCCGCTGATGGCGTTCGGTCTGATGGGCGGCGACATGCAGCCGCAGGGCCACGCGCAGATCGTGGTCAACCTGATCGACTTCGAGATGAACCTCCAGGAAGCCGGCGACGCGATTCGATTCCATCACTCGGGCTCGAGCGAGCCGACCGGCACGACCATGAAAGAGGGCGGCGTGCTGCACATCGAAGACGGGTTGCCCGCTGCGGTGCTCACGGAGTTGAAGCGGCGGGGCCATCGGATCGAGCCCGAGTCGGTCGGCTCCTACGGCGGCTACCAGGCGATCTGGCGCGATCCCAAGACCGGCGCCTACGGGGGCGCTACCGAGAAACGCAAGGACGGCTGCGCGGTGGGGTACTGA